The Chryseobacterium sp. JV274 sequence TTTAAATAATAAAATGGAGAGCATTAAGCTCTCCATTTTTCTTTTAAAAAGCATACTTACAATTAATTAATACAAATTTTTTTCAAAAAAACTTGCGTAGCTAAATAACTACACATATATTTGTAGTCAAATAACTTCACAATGAATTTAAGAAGAGATGTATTTCAGGCGATAGCAGATCCTACAAGACGATCTATATTGATGTTGGTGGCGGCACAGTCGATGACAGCAGGAGCTATTGCTTCTAATTTTGATACGGCGAGACCTACCGTTTCAAAGCATCTCCAGATCCTTACAGAATGTGAACTGCTGAGATCTGAACAAAACGGCAGAGAAATAATCTATCACCTAAATCCCAATAAAATGAAAGAAATAGCCGATTTTATAGAACCTTTCCGCAAAATGTGGGACGAAAAATTCAACAAGCTGGAAAGTGTGATGAAAGCGTATCAGAACAATAATGATAAGAGATAAAAGATGAGAGACGCTTATATTCTCAAACCCTCAAACTCTCCCACTCTCAAATCCAAGAAACCCTCAAACACCAACATCATGGAACTTAAAACAAAAATCCACGCCGAAGACGGAAAACAGGAAATTTTCATCACCAGAGAATTTGATCTTCCGGTAGAACTCCTTTTCAAAGCGTATACAGAAGCTGAGCTTTTCGAACAATGGATGGGTACCAAAGTGACAAAATTTGAAAACAAACAACACGGAAGTTACCGCTTTGAAA is a genomic window containing:
- a CDS encoding ArsR/SmtB family transcription factor; its protein translation is MNLRRDVFQAIADPTRRSILMLVAAQSMTAGAIASNFDTARPTVSKHLQILTECELLRSEQNGREIIYHLNPNKMKEIADFIEPFRKMWDEKFNKLESVMKAYQNNNDKR